The proteins below are encoded in one region of Rhizobium sp. 9140:
- a CDS encoding helix-turn-helix domain-containing protein translates to MSNDWKTLRAELPQDVRSRLDEKRGARRLGQALSEVRKAMNATQQDVATRAAMTQNTVSKIENADDVLVSSVVRYMHSIGGGVELVLKTSDGKATRVDFDPEIYIKHSA, encoded by the coding sequence ATGAGCAATGACTGGAAGACGCTCCGCGCCGAACTGCCGCAAGACGTTCGTTCGCGCCTCGACGAAAAACGCGGCGCGCGGCGCCTGGGACAGGCTCTGTCTGAGGTGCGAAAGGCAATGAACGCGACACAGCAGGACGTTGCCACGCGCGCCGCCATGACGCAAAACACCGTCTCGAAGATCGAGAACGCTGACGACGTCCTCGTTTCCTCGGTGGTCCGCTACATGCATTCCATCGGTGGCGGTGTCGAGCTTGTCTTGAAGACGTCTGACGGCAAGGCGACGCGGGTCGACTTCGATCCCGAGATCTACATCAAGCACTCCGCATAA
- the polA gene encoding DNA polymerase I, protein MKKGDHLFLVDGSGFIFRAFHAIPPLNRKSDGLPVNAVSGFCNMLWKLLTDARDTSVGVTPTHFAVIFDYSSKTFRNDLYDKYKANRTAPPEDLIPQFGLIRHATRAFNLPCIEMEGFEADDLIATYARMAEEAGGDVTIVSSDKDLMQLLTPCVSMYDSMKDKQIGIPEVIEKWGVPPAKMIDLQALTGDSTDNVPGIPGIGPKTAAQLLEEFGDLDTLLARAGEIRQVKRRENIVANADLARLSRELVTLKTDVPVEMPLDALDLHPQDGPKLVAFLKAMEFTSLTRRVAAATDTNADAVDAAHVPVEGGAQAHGPDLDKGEAALAAGSAAQAAQGKPETAQEAASVLSQAPVLPVETGATPQALAQSRAEAFATAPIDRSTYVTIRDVATLQSWIAAAREAGLVAFDTETNSLDAMRADLVGFSLAIADNSRDASGTSIRAAYVPLLHKSGVGDLLGGGLVENQIPQGQAIDLLKSLLEDPAVLVVAQNMKYDYLVMKRHGVEIARFDDTMLMSYVSDAGANTHGMDTLSERWLGHQPIPFKDVAGSGKSMVTFDYVDIDRATAYAAEDADVTLRLWHVLKPRLAAKKLMRVYERLERPLVPVLARMEERGISIDRQILSRLSGELAQGAARLEAEIHELAGESFNIGSPKQLGDILFGKMGLPGASKTKTGQWSTSAQVLEDLALSGHDLPRRIVDWRQLTKLKSTYTDALPGFVHPDTRRVHTSYALAATTTGRLSSSEPNLQNIPIRTTEGRKIRTAFIATPGHKLISADYSQIELRVLAHVADIPQLRQAFADGIDIHAMTASEMFGVPVEGMPSEIRRRAKAINFGIIYGISAFGLANQLSIERSEAGDYIKRYFERFPGIRDYMDATKAFARENGYVETIFGRRAHYPDIRSSNPSVRAFNERAAINAPIQGSAADVIRRAMVQMEPALEAAKLSERCRMLLQVHDELIFEVEDTEIDKAIPLIVSVMENAAMPALDMRVPLKVDARAAHNWDEAH, encoded by the coding sequence AAAAGGCGATCATCTTTTCCTCGTGGACGGCTCCGGCTTCATCTTCCGGGCCTTCCACGCCATTCCCCCGCTGAACCGCAAATCGGACGGCCTGCCCGTCAATGCGGTCTCGGGCTTCTGCAACATGCTGTGGAAGCTTCTGACGGACGCGCGCGATACCTCCGTCGGCGTCACACCGACGCATTTCGCCGTGATCTTCGACTATTCCTCGAAGACCTTCCGCAACGATCTCTACGACAAGTACAAGGCCAACCGTACGGCCCCGCCGGAAGACCTGATCCCGCAATTCGGCCTGATCCGCCACGCCACGCGCGCCTTCAACCTGCCCTGCATCGAGATGGAAGGGTTCGAGGCCGACGACCTGATCGCCACCTATGCCCGCATGGCGGAAGAAGCCGGCGGCGACGTGACCATCGTGTCGTCCGACAAGGACCTGATGCAGCTGCTCACCCCTTGCGTCTCCATGTATGACAGCATGAAGGACAAGCAGATCGGCATTCCCGAGGTCATCGAGAAATGGGGCGTGCCGCCTGCAAAGATGATCGACCTTCAGGCGCTGACCGGCGATTCGACCGACAACGTTCCGGGCATTCCGGGCATCGGCCCGAAGACCGCCGCCCAGCTTCTGGAAGAGTTCGGCGATCTCGATACGCTGCTGGCCCGCGCCGGCGAGATCAGACAAGTCAAGCGCCGCGAGAACATCGTCGCCAATGCCGATCTCGCCCGCCTGTCGCGCGAACTCGTGACGCTGAAGACCGACGTGCCGGTGGAGATGCCGCTCGACGCGCTGGACCTGCACCCGCAGGACGGGCCGAAGCTCGTGGCTTTCCTGAAAGCCATGGAATTCACCTCGCTCACCCGCCGCGTGGCCGCCGCCACCGATACGAATGCCGATGCGGTGGATGCGGCGCATGTCCCGGTCGAGGGCGGCGCGCAGGCGCATGGGCCGGATCTCGACAAGGGCGAGGCCGCGCTCGCAGCCGGAAGCGCCGCACAGGCTGCACAAGGCAAGCCCGAAACCGCGCAGGAAGCGGCCAGCGTCCTCAGCCAGGCGCCTGTGCTGCCCGTGGAGACCGGGGCGACGCCGCAGGCGCTCGCCCAATCCCGGGCCGAGGCCTTTGCCACAGCGCCTATCGACCGCTCGACCTATGTCACGATCCGCGATGTCGCGACGCTTCAAAGCTGGATCGCGGCGGCCCGCGAAGCCGGGCTCGTCGCCTTCGACACGGAAACCAATTCGCTCGATGCGATGCGCGCCGATCTCGTCGGCTTCTCGCTCGCCATCGCCGACAACAGCCGCGATGCGTCCGGCACCTCCATCCGCGCCGCCTACGTGCCGCTGCTCCACAAGAGCGGCGTCGGCGATCTCTTGGGCGGCGGGCTCGTGGAAAACCAGATCCCGCAAGGACAGGCGATCGATCTCCTGAAGAGCCTGCTGGAAGACCCGGCCGTCCTCGTCGTCGCCCAGAACATGAAATACGACTATCTCGTCATGAAGCGTCATGGCGTCGAGATCGCCCGCTTCGACGACACGATGCTGATGTCCTACGTGTCGGATGCCGGCGCGAACACGCATGGCATGGACACCTTGTCCGAGCGCTGGCTCGGCCACCAGCCAATCCCCTTCAAGGATGTAGCCGGCAGCGGCAAGTCGATGGTGACGTTCGACTATGTCGATATCGACCGGGCCACCGCTTACGCCGCCGAGGATGCCGACGTGACGCTGCGGCTCTGGCATGTGCTCAAGCCCCGGCTTGCCGCCAAGAAGCTCATGCGCGTCTATGAGCGGCTGGAGCGGCCGCTGGTTCCCGTTCTCGCGCGCATGGAAGAGCGCGGCATCTCCATCGACCGGCAGATCCTGTCGCGGTTGTCAGGAGAACTCGCGCAGGGCGCGGCGCGGCTGGAGGCCGAAATTCACGAGCTGGCCGGCGAAAGCTTCAATATCGGCTCGCCCAAGCAGCTGGGCGATATCCTGTTCGGCAAGATGGGCCTGCCCGGCGCGTCGAAGACCAAGACCGGTCAATGGTCCACCTCGGCGCAGGTGCTCGAAGACCTGGCACTGTCCGGCCACGACCTGCCCCGCCGCATCGTCGACTGGCGCCAGCTGACCAAGCTGAAGTCCACCTATACCGACGCCCTGCCCGGCTTCGTGCATCCCGATACCCGGCGCGTCCACACGTCCTATGCGCTGGCCGCCACCACCACGGGCCGGCTGTCCTCGTCGGAACCCAACCTCCAGAACATCCCGATCCGCACCACCGAAGGCCGCAAGATCCGCACGGCCTTCATCGCGACGCCGGGCCACAAGCTGATTTCGGCCGACTACAGCCAGATCGAGCTTCGCGTGCTCGCCCATGTGGCCGATATCCCCCAGCTCCGGCAGGCATTCGCCGACGGCATCGACATTCACGCGATGACGGCGTCCGAAATGTTCGGCGTACCGGTCGAAGGCATGCCGAGCGAGATCCGCCGGCGGGCGAAAGCCATCAATTTCGGCATCATCTACGGCATCTCCGCCTTCGGCCTCGCCAACCAGCTCTCCATCGAGCGCTCGGAGGCCGGCGACTACATCAAGCGCTATTTCGAGCGCTTCCCCGGCATTCGCGACTATATGGACGCGACCAAGGCCTTTGCGCGTGAGAACGGTTACGTCGAGACCATCTTCGGCCGGCGGGCGCATTACCCCGACATCCGCTCCTCCAACCCTTCCGTGCGCGCCTTCAACGAGCGTGCGGCGATCAACGCCCCGATCCAGGGCTCCGCCGCCGACGTCATCCGCCGCGCCATGGTGCAGATGGAGCCGGCGCTGGAGGCGGCAAAACTCTCCGAGCGCTGCCGCATGCTGTTGCAGGTCCATGACGAACTGATCTTCGAAGTGGAGGACACCGAGATCGACAAGGCCATCCCCCTCATCGTCTCCGTCATGGAAAACGCCGCCATGCCCGCGCTTGACATGCGCGTGCCGCTGAAAGTCGATGCCCGCGCCGCGCATAACTGGGATGAAGCGCACTGA
- a CDS encoding TetR family transcriptional regulator: MRRTKAKAEETRNRILNAAEHVFFEKGVSNATLEDVASVAGVTRGAIYWHFQNKADIFLELYKAVPLPDEELLRDEIETVGIDILAHIEAVAGDWLDVMACDEQRQRILTILLRCDYTSDLAPVLGRQQEIDDEHTRFLEDAFGRAASRGALSGAWTPSSAARALRWMIKGLCSEWLLFGRRFDLAHEGRQGLSRLFGCFRQHDAQAT; encoded by the coding sequence ATGCGGCGGACGAAGGCGAAAGCGGAGGAAACCCGCAACCGCATCCTGAATGCGGCGGAGCATGTGTTCTTCGAGAAGGGCGTCTCCAATGCGACGCTCGAGGATGTCGCATCCGTCGCAGGCGTGACCCGCGGTGCGATCTACTGGCACTTCCAGAACAAGGCCGATATCTTTCTGGAACTCTACAAGGCGGTGCCCCTGCCCGATGAGGAATTGCTGCGGGACGAAATCGAGACCGTCGGGATCGATATCCTCGCGCATATCGAAGCGGTCGCCGGCGACTGGCTGGATGTCATGGCCTGCGACGAGCAGCGCCAGCGCATTCTCACCATCCTCCTGCGCTGCGACTACACGAGCGACCTCGCCCCGGTGCTGGGACGCCAGCAGGAAATCGACGACGAGCACACCCGGTTTCTCGAGGACGCCTTCGGCAGAGCCGCATCGCGTGGCGCCCTCAGCGGCGCCTGGACGCCATCGAGCGCGGCACGGGCGCTGCGCTGGATGATCAAGGGCCTGTGCAGCGAATGGCTTCTCTTCGGTCGCCGCTTCGACCTTGCCCATGAAGGCCGTCAGGGCCTCTCCCGCCTTTTTGGCTGCTTTCGGCAGCACGATGCGCAGGCGACCTGA
- a CDS encoding type II toxin-antitoxin system RelE/ParE family toxin yields MPYDVKFHLDFIAEWKALEMGLKERVGEVLDYLEDDGPFLGRPEVDTLSGSRHANMKEIRVTFARQVWRFAFAFDHSQAAIVLCGGEKQGRNQKLFYKQLISKADPRFDSWLKEKNDEQ; encoded by the coding sequence ATGCCGTACGATGTAAAATTCCATCTCGACTTCATTGCGGAATGGAAGGCGTTGGAAATGGGTTTGAAAGAGCGTGTTGGCGAGGTTTTGGATTATCTCGAAGACGACGGCCCGTTCCTGGGTCGGCCTGAGGTGGATACGCTTTCGGGTTCCAGACACGCCAATATGAAAGAGATCAGAGTTACATTCGCAAGACAGGTGTGGCGTTTCGCCTTTGCCTTCGACCACAGCCAGGCCGCCATCGTCCTTTGCGGCGGGGAGAAGCAAGGCAGGAACCAGAAGCTCTTCTACAAACAGCTCATCAGCAAGGCTGACCCCCGTTTCGACTCATGGCTGAAGGAGAAAAATGATGAGCAATGA